The following are from one region of the Primulina eburnea isolate SZY01 chromosome 17, ASM2296580v1, whole genome shotgun sequence genome:
- the LOC140818000 gene encoding uncharacterized protein, with translation MCGNSLVLKINILHYFCHCSSVIHFQILLFSLFPQQSPPSILSTHWRHLYTYITRLSYSTRHPSEESKDKYFRQSQEKEFPNHMKEAYDFLSSNKDCRFLKEFKFHTPYLKGGNIKTWLPLLLEKEVESIDIRIIYQNKAMPGYYTFPRRTLIKRKGGDLGLFPGLKSLRKLSLCSLHVDDRDVEFFISNCTVLEHLSIVGSHRLKKVSLVGHSKLKSLEVSSSRNLISIEVRDMINLVSLTCYKLHHMYSQPKYSILLQNVPKLVEFNSSDQLHLLGLIFPSISSPILDQLLHINVISVERSRHVIYPPIPVLKNLKHLKLQVNCLNGSKSILLDFPAYWECPSLEKIEIKLLWRSCEVFDDGYHNSIMEELKRGYLIVEPHSHLKEVRLSGCIGSPVELSLLFLLVKQAVALEQLIVEPCQETPEIRQRVVVLVREHLRRITPVPINLIII, from the exons ATGTGTGGAAATAGTTTGGTTCTCAAGATAAATATTCTTCACTATTTTTGCCATTGTTCCTCTGTAATTCATTTTCAAATCcttttgttttctttatttcCACAACAATCGCCACCTAGCATCCTATCTACTCATTGGCGCCACCTCTACACTTACATCACTCGGCTCTCCTACAGCACTCGACATCCCTCCGAAGAATCAAAAGACAAATATTTTCGACAATCACAGGAAAAGGAATTCCCGAACCACATGAAGGAGGCTTATGATTTCCTATCTTCAAACAAAGACTGTCGGTTTTTGAAAGAATTCAAATTTCATACACCCTATCTGAAGGGAGGCAATATTAAGACGTGGTTGCCATTGTTGCTGGAAAAAGAAGTAGAAAGCATCGACATACGAATAATTTATCAAAACAAAGCTATGCCTGGCTATTACACTTTTCCCCGTAGGACTTTGATTAAGAGAAAAGGTGGAGACTTAGGGTTGTTTCCGGGCCTCAAGTCACTCAGAAAATTGTCTCTATGCTCTCTTCATGTAGATGATCGAGATGTTGAGTTTTTCATTTCGAACTGTACTGTTCTTGAACACTTGTCCATCGTGGGTTCTCACAGGTTGAAAAAAGTGTCGTTGGTTGGACATTCGAAGTTGAAGAGCTTGGAAGTTTCTTCCTCTAGGAACCTCATATCGATCGAGGTTCGCGACATGATCAACCTTGTTTCTTTGACATGTTATAAATTGCATCATATGTATTCACAGCCGAAGTATTCAATTCTCCTCCAAAATGTCCCAAAGCTTGTTGAGTTCAACTCGTCCGACCAACTTCACTTACTTGGCCTCATCTTCCCGAGCATTTCGTCTCCCATTCTTGATCAACTACTGCACATTAATGTCATCTCGGTGGAACGCTCT CGTCACGTAATATATCCACCCATTCCcgtattaaagaatttaaagcATCTCAAGCTTCAAGTTAATTGTTTGAATGGTAGCAAGAGTATTCTTCTCGATTTTCCTGCGTATTGGGAATGTCCTAGCTTGGAGAAAATTGAGATAAAG CTTCTGTGGAGGAGTTGTGAAGTTTTTGATGATGGGTATCATAATTCTATAATGGAGGAACTTAAAAGAGGATATTTGATAGTTGAACCACATAGCCATCTCAAAGAGGTGAGACTCTCAGGATGTATAGGGTCTCCAGTTGAATTAAGCTTATTATTTCTTCTGGTCAAGCAAGCCGTGGCA